A single Micromonospora luteifusca DNA region contains:
- a CDS encoding PASTA domain-containing protein, whose amino-acid sequence MQLQVAGPAPDAEVPDVVGKDCAKAVDDLIDEGLYPRYISGRSGKVAKQEPAEDGPARWNDEVSIWCGAGAPDQPTTKPTS is encoded by the coding sequence GTGCAACTGCAGGTGGCTGGGCCAGCGCCAGACGCGGAGGTGCCGGACGTGGTCGGAAAGGACTGCGCAAAGGCCGTCGACGATTTGATCGACGAGGGTCTGTACCCGCGTTACATCAGTGGCCGCAGCGGAAAGGTCGCCAAGCAGGAGCCGGCCGAGGACGGCCCTGCCCGATGGAACGACGAGGTCAGCATCTGGTGTGGGGCGGGCGCCCCGGACCAGCCGACCACGAAACCCACTTCCTGA
- a CDS encoding PASTA domain-containing protein has translation MSDDRQEPPTGEHDDDRTRPLPPASDRPEPPQPARPAAEPDETAPIGRDVSARPAVSPDETMPIDRSAATRPGPPVDRTARIPAEPSASPSWSGRAEVRPPRSAEPAGDWYVEEQGGRRWWLPILWGVLALLLAALLGGALWLVLSTRDDDRDGPASTPSLPPASATSAAPTSASPSSAAPTSATPSSPAATSASVEVPVPPLAGLPQATAEGLLDRLGIAYRVVYRPSELPPGTVVGTEPQTGTPVSTDDEVLLIISQARPSTGVSPTAPSPTSSSTP, from the coding sequence ATGAGCGACGACCGCCAGGAGCCGCCCACCGGCGAGCACGACGATGACCGGACCCGCCCCCTGCCACCCGCCAGCGACCGCCCGGAGCCACCGCAACCGGCCCGACCCGCCGCCGAGCCGGATGAAACGGCACCGATCGGCCGAGATGTCTCGGCTCGCCCCGCCGTGTCCCCCGACGAGACCATGCCGATCGATCGTTCCGCCGCCACTCGACCGGGCCCGCCGGTCGACCGGACGGCGCGGATACCCGCGGAGCCGTCGGCCTCGCCGTCGTGGTCCGGGCGGGCCGAGGTCCGACCGCCCCGGTCGGCTGAACCCGCCGGGGATTGGTACGTCGAGGAGCAGGGCGGCCGGCGATGGTGGCTGCCGATCCTCTGGGGTGTTCTCGCGCTGCTGCTCGCCGCACTGCTCGGGGGTGCGCTCTGGTTGGTGCTCTCGACGCGGGATGACGACCGGGACGGTCCGGCTTCCACTCCGTCACTCCCGCCAGCCAGCGCCACCAGCGCCGCACCGACCAGCGCATCCCCCTCCTCGGCCGCGCCGACCAGCGCGACGCCGAGCAGCCCGGCGGCCACCAGCGCGTCGGTCGAGGTGCCGGTGCCACCGCTCGCCGGCCTGCCGCAGGCCACCGCCGAGGGTCTGCTGGACCGGCTCGGCATTGCCTACCGGGTGGTGTACCGCCCGTCGGAGTTGCCGCCGGGGACTGTGGTGGGCACCGAGCCTCAGACGGGCACGCCGGTGTCGACCGATGACGAGGTGCTGCTGATCATCTCGCAGGCCCGGCCCTCGACCGGGGTGAGCCCGACCGCGCCGAGCCCGACGTCGTCGAGTACGCCGTGA
- a CDS encoding helix-turn-helix domain-containing protein: MSERRSPTIRRRRLGAELRRQRESAGITIEVVAEQLECSASKVSRIETGHTTATPRDVRDMLRIYGVVGAESDELVQIAREARQKGWWHPYSTVLVGAYVGLEAAASSIRAYEQQVVPGLLETEEYAGAMIRAARPDFTADQVHQRVRVRLGRQSLLTQDDPVDLWVVLDEAVVRRPVGGDEVMRGQLKRLVEVAELPNVTLQILPFEVGAHAGMDGTFTILSFPEPGDPDVVYAENATGGLFLEKSDELQKYSFIFDHIRAAAIRPEESVAHIAKLAEEPLWKWRPKGSPWT; this comes from the coding sequence ATGAGTGAGCGGCGCAGTCCCACCATCAGACGGCGGCGGCTCGGAGCCGAGCTGCGCCGCCAACGGGAGTCCGCCGGGATCACGATCGAGGTGGTCGCCGAGCAGCTCGAGTGTTCGGCGTCGAAGGTCTCCCGGATCGAGACCGGGCACACCACGGCCACCCCTCGCGACGTGCGGGACATGCTGCGGATCTACGGCGTGGTCGGTGCCGAGAGCGACGAGCTCGTGCAGATCGCCCGGGAGGCCCGACAGAAGGGCTGGTGGCATCCGTACAGCACGGTGCTCGTCGGCGCGTACGTCGGGCTGGAGGCGGCCGCGAGTTCGATTCGGGCGTACGAACAGCAGGTCGTGCCGGGTCTCCTGGAGACCGAGGAGTACGCCGGGGCGATGATCCGCGCCGCTCGTCCGGACTTCACCGCCGATCAGGTGCACCAAAGGGTGCGTGTCCGTCTGGGCCGTCAGTCGTTGTTGACCCAGGACGATCCGGTCGATCTGTGGGTGGTACTCGATGAGGCGGTGGTGCGTCGGCCGGTAGGCGGGGACGAGGTGATGCGTGGCCAACTCAAGCGGTTGGTCGAGGTGGCCGAGTTACCGAACGTGACGCTGCAGATCCTGCCCTTCGAGGTGGGTGCACACGCTGGCATGGACGGCACTTTCACGATCCTCAGCTTCCCCGAACCCGGTGATCCGGATGTTGTGTACGCGGAGAACGCCACGGGTGGGCTTTTCCTCGAGAAGAGCGACGAACTGCAGAAGTACAGCTTCATCTTCGATCACATCCGCGCCGCGGCCATACGTCCAGAGGAGTCCGTCGCACACATCGCAAAACTGGCAGAGGAGCCGTTGTGGAAATGGCGACCAAAAGGTTCCCCGTGGACCTGA
- a CDS encoding DUF397 domain-containing protein, giving the protein MATKRFPVDLTQAAWFKSSKSGPNCDNCVEVAYVTGAVGVRDSKDKAGPALVFAPSDWHAFVGGTRGGAFGAV; this is encoded by the coding sequence ATGGCGACCAAAAGGTTCCCCGTGGACCTGACGCAGGCAGCATGGTTCAAGAGCTCGAAGAGCGGGCCGAACTGTGACAACTGCGTCGAGGTGGCGTACGTGACGGGGGCGGTCGGAGTGCGGGACTCGAAGGACAAGGCGGGCCCAGCCCTGGTCTTCGCCCCGAGTGACTGGCACGCCTTCGTCGGCGGCACCCGAGGCGGTGCGTTCGGCGCGGTCTGA